The following are from one region of the Gloeomargarita lithophora Alchichica-D10 genome:
- a CDS encoding Uma2 family endonuclease, protein MPETIAKALTLEQFLQQPETKPALEYIHGQILTKIMPQGKHSAIQTLLAALINSVLKISQSAWAFTELRCTFSDKSLIPDIAVFRWEQIPCDATGEVADIFLLAPAWTIEILSPGQSLVRVTKNILYCLAGGTEMGWLIYPEDRSVFVYCLGQTPRVFGEDDQMLLVPEFAQNLEIKTHDIFACLIKQ, encoded by the coding sequence ATGCCAGAAACCATAGCCAAGGCATTAACCCTAGAACAATTTCTACAACAGCCAGAAACCAAACCCGCTTTGGAGTATATTCATGGTCAAATTCTCACTAAGATCATGCCTCAAGGCAAACACAGTGCAATTCAGACCTTGTTAGCGGCACTCATTAATTCGGTGCTAAAAATATCCCAATCGGCTTGGGCATTTACCGAATTGCGCTGTACTTTTAGCGATAAATCTTTAATCCCTGATATTGCGGTATTTCGTTGGGAGCAAATACCCTGCGATGCAACGGGAGAAGTTGCCGATATATTTTTGCTGGCTCCGGCTTGGACGATTGAGATTTTATCTCCCGGCCAAAGTCTTGTGCGGGTCACTAAAAATATCCTGTACTGCCTAGCAGGTGGCACAGAAATGGGTTGGTTGATTTACCCTGAAGATCGTTCGGTATTTGTCTATTGTCTTGGACAAACTCCCAGGGTTTTTGGCGAGGATGACCAGATGCTTCTGGTTCCAGAATTTGCTCAGAATTTGGAGATTAAAACCCATGATATTTTTGCCTGCTTAATCAAGCAATAA
- a CDS encoding cysteine peptidase family C39 domain-containing protein → MYLLIISGLAFLLGLILGQTLVRRGITWNMDLSRYQKQVYVILGLLVVTAIMLALIGRFHLTQGLPVWLLLIIGESPIFSLILGWTVVGVLVKLSLRQKPQGLIIVGLLSALLSWQIHRYWPIAHLVDSPSATREQVVLQSTPYSCSAASVATLARLYSQAPDLGEREVISLTATSRQGTTSLREWWALFRLGLHPQFHKNLTLDDLAKIDRPALLHVHEPVGGGQTILHAVVLLDIQPEKQTIIIGNPLYGRQEKSFSEMTNYWTKEAIFITPRPLYSNMTRVTNGNSAEPRAGDAPLRPLF, encoded by the coding sequence ATGTATTTACTCATCATATCGGGGCTGGCATTTCTACTGGGGTTGATATTAGGGCAGACCCTAGTGCGGCGGGGAATCACCTGGAATATGGATTTGAGTCGCTATCAAAAACAGGTATATGTGATTTTAGGTTTATTGGTGGTAACGGCGATTATGTTGGCGTTAATTGGTCGGTTTCATTTAACCCAGGGGTTGCCCGTTTGGTTGCTGTTAATCATTGGGGAATCACCTATTTTTAGTCTAATTTTAGGTTGGACAGTGGTGGGAGTTTTAGTAAAGTTATCCCTGCGACAGAAGCCCCAAGGATTGATAATTGTGGGACTATTGAGTGCGCTTTTGAGTTGGCAAATTCATCGCTATTGGCCGATTGCCCATTTGGTTGACTCCCCATCGGCAACCCGTGAACAAGTGGTTTTGCAAAGTACGCCCTACAGTTGTAGCGCAGCGAGTGTGGCGACGTTAGCTCGATTGTATAGTCAGGCTCCTGATCTGGGGGAACGGGAGGTCATTTCCCTAACGGCCACCAGTCGCCAAGGGACGACTTCGCTCCGGGAATGGTGGGCATTGTTTCGCTTGGGTTTGCACCCTCAGTTTCACAAAAATTTAACTCTGGATGATCTGGCAAAAATTGACCGACCGGCTTTACTCCATGTGCATGAACCGGTGGGTGGGGGGCAAACCATTCTTCATGCGGTGGTTCTCCTGGATATTCAACCGGAAAAGCAAACAATTATTATCGGCAATCCCCTCTATGGCCGTCAGGAAAAATCCTTCTCAGAAATGACAAATTATTGGACAAAAGAAGCGATTTTTATTACGCCTCGCCCCCTCTATAGCAATATGACACGAGTTACGAACGGAAATTCCGCAGAACCAAGGGCGGGGGATGCCCCCCTGCGACCGCTGTTCTAA
- the topA gene encoding type I DNA topoisomerase, which produces MPRSRATSAPPLNGQPTLVIVESPTKARTIRQYLPDNYRVEASMGHVRDLPQSASDIPAELKGQDWATLGVNVQQSFEPLYIVPGEKKKVVSNLKAALKEVKELILATDEDREGESISWHLAQILQPRVPVKRMVFHEITQEAIHAALQQCRQVDEGLVRAQETRRILDRLVGYTLSPLLWQKVGPGLSAGRVQSVAVRLLVQRERQRRAFRTAEYWDLKAQLTAHQTPFESRLVALGGVKLATGQDFDPQTGELLPRRRVRVLDQTQAETLCQQLQGSTWRVQDLESRQVQRKPAPPFTTSTLQQEANRKLRLSTRDTMRIAQNLYEQGYITYMRTDSVHLSQQAITAARSCVQQMYGASYLSPKPRQYATQSKGAQEAHEAIRPAGSDFRTPQVTGLTGRELALYDLIWKRTVATQMAEARLTHLTVTIQAGEAEFRTSGKRIDFPGFFRAYVEGSDDPQAALDDQEISLPPLAVGDTPQCTRLEALRHETQPPDRYTEASLVKTLESEGVGRPSTYASIIGTIQDRGYAQTEGNALVPTFTAFAVTTLLEQNFPHLVDTGFTAQMEQTLDDIAGGEVPWLPYLQEFYLGEQGLASRVKTQAATISPTTARTLELEGLGEAKVHISTRYGPYVEIPQNGEVVTVSLPKDLTPAQLTPQVIEELLRQKTAGPTKLGMHPETGEPIFALTGTYGPYVQLGEATEINKKPKRASLPKGVTPEQVTLEMAVGLLALPRALGAHPAGGKVKAGLGRFGPYVVHDRGKESQDFRSLKPEDDVLSVTLERALELLAQPKASRGRSSSTPLRELGAHPQDKEPVNVYQGPYGYYVKHGKVNAGLPDGTTPETVTLAQAVELLAQRSQNPRKKATTRRKKS; this is translated from the coding sequence ATGCCCCGTTCCCGTGCCACCTCTGCCCCGCCGCTCAACGGCCAGCCCACCCTAGTGATCGTGGAATCCCCCACGAAAGCCCGCACCATCCGCCAGTATTTACCGGACAATTATCGGGTGGAAGCTTCGATGGGTCATGTGCGGGATTTACCCCAATCCGCCAGCGACATCCCCGCCGAACTCAAAGGCCAGGATTGGGCAACCCTAGGCGTGAACGTCCAACAGAGCTTTGAACCCCTGTACATCGTGCCGGGGGAGAAAAAGAAGGTGGTCAGCAACCTCAAGGCCGCCTTAAAAGAAGTTAAAGAATTGATCCTGGCAACGGACGAAGACCGGGAGGGGGAAAGCATTAGCTGGCATCTGGCGCAGATTTTGCAACCCCGGGTGCCGGTGAAGCGCATGGTCTTCCACGAAATTACCCAAGAGGCGATCCATGCCGCCCTGCAACAGTGCCGCCAGGTGGATGAGGGGTTGGTGCGGGCGCAGGAAACCCGCCGCATCCTGGATCGCTTGGTGGGCTACACCCTCTCGCCCCTGCTGTGGCAAAAGGTCGGGCCGGGGTTGTCCGCCGGGCGGGTGCAATCGGTAGCGGTGCGGTTACTCGTGCAGAGGGAGCGGCAGAGGCGGGCATTTCGGACAGCAGAATACTGGGATTTGAAGGCGCAGTTGACCGCCCACCAGACCCCCTTTGAGTCCCGGTTGGTGGCCCTGGGGGGGGTAAAACTCGCCACCGGTCAGGATTTTGACCCCCAAACCGGCGAACTTCTGCCCCGGCGCCGGGTGCGGGTCTTGGATCAAACCCAGGCGGAAACCCTCTGCCAGCAACTCCAGGGGTCAACCTGGCGGGTGCAAGACCTGGAATCCCGGCAAGTCCAGCGCAAACCCGCCCCCCCTTTTACTACCTCCACCCTGCAACAGGAAGCCAACCGCAAACTGCGGCTCTCCACGCGGGACACCATGCGAATTGCCCAGAATTTGTACGAACAGGGGTATATCACCTATATGCGTACCGACTCGGTGCATTTATCCCAGCAGGCCATCACCGCTGCCCGCAGTTGTGTCCAGCAAATGTATGGCGCAAGTTACCTCAGCCCCAAGCCCCGGCAGTACGCTACCCAAAGCAAGGGTGCCCAGGAAGCCCACGAAGCTATTCGCCCCGCCGGGAGTGATTTTCGCACCCCGCAGGTAACCGGTTTAACCGGGCGGGAATTGGCCTTATACGATTTAATCTGGAAGCGCACGGTGGCGACCCAGATGGCGGAAGCCCGCTTAACCCATCTGACGGTGACGATCCAGGCGGGGGAGGCGGAATTTCGCACCAGCGGCAAACGCATTGATTTCCCCGGCTTTTTCCGGGCCTACGTGGAAGGCTCCGACGACCCGCAAGCCGCCCTGGATGACCAGGAAATTAGCCTGCCGCCCCTAGCCGTCGGGGATACGCCCCAATGCACCCGCCTGGAAGCCCTGCGCCACGAAACCCAGCCCCCCGACCGCTACACGGAAGCCTCCCTGGTAAAAACCCTGGAGAGCGAAGGGGTTGGCCGTCCCAGTACCTACGCCAGCATTATCGGCACCATCCAAGACCGGGGCTACGCCCAAACCGAGGGGAATGCCCTGGTGCCCACCTTCACCGCCTTTGCCGTCACCACCCTCCTGGAGCAAAATTTCCCGCACTTGGTGGACACCGGGTTCACCGCTCAAATGGAACAAACCCTCGATGACATCGCCGGGGGAGAAGTACCGTGGTTGCCTTATTTGCAGGAATTTTACCTGGGGGAACAGGGGTTAGCCAGCCGGGTAAAAACCCAGGCGGCCACCATCAGCCCCACCACCGCCCGCACCTTGGAGTTAGAAGGACTGGGAGAAGCCAAGGTTCACATCAGCACCCGTTATGGCCCCTATGTGGAAATTCCCCAAAACGGCGAAGTGGTCACGGTTTCCCTGCCCAAAGACCTGACTCCGGCGCAATTGACCCCCCAGGTCATCGAAGAACTCCTGCGCCAAAAAACCGCAGGCCCCACCAAATTGGGGATGCACCCGGAAACCGGCGAACCGATTTTTGCCCTCACCGGCACCTATGGCCCCTACGTGCAGTTGGGGGAAGCCACGGAAATCAACAAAAAACCCAAGCGCGCCTCCCTACCCAAGGGCGTAACCCCGGAGCAGGTGACGTTAGAAATGGCGGTGGGGTTGTTGGCCTTGCCCCGTGCCCTGGGGGCGCATCCCGCAGGCGGCAAAGTCAAAGCCGGACTGGGGCGGTTTGGCCCCTATGTCGTCCACGACCGGGGTAAAGAAAGCCAAGACTTCCGTTCCCTCAAACCCGAAGATGATGTGTTGAGCGTCACCCTGGAGCGAGCCTTAGAACTATTGGCGCAACCCAAGGCCAGTCGAGGACGAAGCAGTAGTACGCCCTTGCGGGAACTGGGTGCCCATCCCCAGGACAAGGAGCCGGTGAATGTTTACCAAGGTCCCTACGGCTACTACGTCAAACACGGCAAGGTCAATGCGGGGCTACCCGACGGCACCACCCCGGAAACAGTTACCCTGGCGCAGGCGGTGGAATTGTTAGCCCAACGGAGCCAAAACCCCCGTAAAAAGGCAACCACCCGCCGCAAGAAAAGCTAG
- the rimI gene encoding ribosomal protein S18-alanine N-acetyltransferase: protein MILRRLTVEDLAAVLALDHLALKGWWSPGQYQEELQKSHTLFVGGEQGATLVSMGAAWLILDETHIVLLAVHPQYRGKGWGRLTLNYLLQTAPPTMRHTTLEVRSQNAIALNLYQSLGFQILGRRPHYYQKPEDDALILWRHQEPTLGGD from the coding sequence ATGATATTGCGCCGTTTAACCGTTGAGGATTTAGCCGCCGTGCTGGCTTTGGATCACTTGGCCTTGAAGGGCTGGTGGTCGCCGGGGCAATATCAAGAAGAATTACAAAAATCCCACACCTTATTCGTGGGCGGGGAACAGGGGGCAACCCTGGTGAGCATGGGGGCGGCCTGGTTAATCCTAGATGAAACCCATATTGTCCTTTTGGCCGTCCATCCCCAATACCGGGGCAAAGGATGGGGGCGGTTGACGCTAAATTACTTGTTACAAACCGCACCGCCGACCATGCGCCATACTACTCTGGAAGTACGTTCCCAAAATGCCATTGCCTTAAATTTATACCAATCCCTGGGATTTCAAATCCTCGGTCGCCGTCCCCATTACTATCAAAAACCCGAAGATGATGCGTTGATCCTATGGCGGCACCAGGAACCCACTCTTGGCGGGGATTGA
- a CDS encoding efflux RND transporter periplasmic adaptor subunit, whose product MYFFDKLGNGLRTIGLGFNFFSTGFALTFAMGVLAHVGHGNEFQNDQKTQSSKTINVDGNMAKRLGLKTEVVQRQLLAFGVKITGQIETLPNQQVEVTTPVGGTVVRLLVKPGDTVQAGQAVAMMTSPELAELRTTAFDRQAEAIASVQQAQADLQLAQQNLTQQKRIVATDIQQAQTELNFAQERYEKDQELLEQGAIPRRQFLESESNLARIKASLAKAESSLPISEAKAQLQRAKSAVEVAQSRVSLSDKTYKTRLQQLGARPNADGTLTVTAPISGVVADQETTQGESGQDAGKKIMTIVNGRSVQVSGNIFEKDLGRISIGQRVRVRANGMPDRVFNGAINVVGAVVNGETRVIPVKAELDNSGGFLRPGMFVDLEVLTDRTPAAVLAIPKSAIVETNNNQRVVFVQNGHAFEPTEVILGRESGNFVEVTSGLFDGDWVVTQRANQLYAQSLRGGTTATADAHSEPATASTTNAAVLPWWVVIAAGGAIAAGTFFAGIYLGRRKYLQLAINPTLNGNGSSDYESEIYLSHTSQSEPVHSSKSPEG is encoded by the coding sequence ATGTATTTTTTTGACAAACTTGGGAACGGTTTGCGGACAATAGGTTTAGGTTTTAATTTCTTTTCTACTGGATTTGCATTGACATTTGCAATGGGAGTATTAGCTCATGTTGGACACGGAAATGAGTTTCAAAATGATCAAAAAACTCAATCATCAAAAACTATTAATGTTGATGGGAATATGGCCAAAAGATTGGGACTAAAAACTGAAGTTGTACAGCGTCAACTCTTAGCCTTTGGGGTGAAGATAACGGGACAAATTGAAACGTTACCAAATCAACAAGTAGAAGTGACAACTCCGGTGGGTGGGACGGTGGTGCGGTTACTGGTGAAGCCGGGAGATACGGTGCAGGCGGGGCAAGCGGTGGCAATGATGACCAGCCCAGAATTGGCCGAACTGCGAACAACAGCATTTGATCGCCAAGCGGAAGCGATCGCTTCAGTTCAACAAGCCCAAGCCGATTTACAACTGGCTCAGCAGAATTTAACCCAACAAAAACGAATTGTGGCTACGGACATTCAACAAGCCCAAACGGAGTTGAATTTTGCTCAAGAACGATATGAAAAAGATCAAGAATTGCTAGAACAAGGGGCGATCCCCCGCCGCCAATTTTTAGAGTCTGAAAGTAATTTAGCCCGAATAAAGGCATCACTTGCCAAAGCGGAAAGTAGTTTGCCTATTTCAGAAGCGAAGGCACAATTACAACGCGCTAAATCTGCCGTAGAAGTGGCTCAATCTCGCGTCAGTTTGAGTGATAAAACCTATAAAACTCGCTTGCAACAATTGGGAGCGAGACCCAATGCCGACGGCACCCTGACTGTAACCGCTCCAATTTCAGGGGTAGTTGCCGATCAGGAAACCACCCAGGGGGAATCGGGGCAAGATGCGGGTAAAAAAATCATGACGATCGTCAATGGGAGAAGCGTTCAAGTCTCTGGCAACATCTTCGAGAAAGACTTAGGGCGCATTAGCATCGGACAACGGGTGCGGGTGCGAGCGAATGGAATGCCCGATCGTGTGTTTAACGGCGCAATTAATGTCGTGGGTGCAGTGGTGAATGGGGAAACCCGTGTAATTCCAGTCAAAGCTGAGCTTGATAACTCTGGTGGTTTTTTAAGACCGGGAATGTTTGTAGATTTGGAAGTGTTGACCGATCGCACCCCTGCGGCAGTGTTGGCAATTCCCAAGTCTGCGATTGTCGAAACCAATAACAACCAGCGGGTTGTATTTGTGCAGAATGGCCATGCGTTTGAGCCAACAGAAGTTATTTTAGGCAGAGAATCAGGCAATTTTGTTGAAGTTACAAGCGGTTTGTTTGATGGGGATTGGGTTGTTACCCAACGGGCAAATCAGCTTTATGCCCAGTCTTTACGCGGTGGCACTACTGCAACGGCTGACGCTCATAGCGAACCTGCTACTGCCTCAACTACTAATGCGGCGGTGCTACCCTGGTGGGTCGTTATTGCGGCGGGAGGTGCAATCGCCGCAGGAACTTTTTTTGCTGGGATATATCTGGGCAGAAGGAAATATCTTCAATTAGCAATCAATCCAACGCTGAATGGCAATGGTTCATCTGACTACGAGAGCGAGATTTACCTGAGTCATACCAGTCAGTCAGAGCCAGTTCATTCAAGCAAGTCCCCCGAAGGATAA
- a CDS encoding CusA/CzcA family heavy metal efflux RND transporter has product MLNAILKWSIVQRWLVVMGAIIITCLGGYNLTRMPLDVFPDFAPPQVEIQTEAPGLAPEEVESLITLPIESAVNGTPGVETVRSFSAVGISVVRVIFNWGTDVYQARQLVTERLQQASSKLPTGIESPQISPISSPIGTVLMYAFSVENTGQPQGEAASKTSLMEVRRLVDRDVTNRLLAVPGISQVIAYGGDVRQYQVLVDPAKLVAFNVSLQDVTEAAEQANVNASGGFLITPDQEEIIRGVGRIESIEQLGQSVITAREGKPILLQDVASVQIGAALQRGDGSVNGQRAVVVVINKQLLADTPTVTRAVEQAMEALKAGLPQDVRVLETFRQNSFIDSAIENVRDSLRDGIIIVSVVLLLFLMNWRTAVITLSAIPLSILIGMLILSWFGQGINTMTLGGLAVAIGSVVDDSIVDMENAYRGLRKNQVSEHPKHPFQIVYDTSVEVRVSVIFSTVIIAVVFAPIFTLTGVEGRIFAPMGVAYLVSILASTFVAMTLSPALCAILLANRRLPSDETWVTAWSQRLYRPLLSSAIHRPKLILMTAIAALIASLLVLPTLGREFLPEFQERSLVNAMLLYPGSSLEATNQSGLAMQDALKNDARFQTVQLRAGRAPGDADAGGVNLGHLDVELSDEGIKDRQGSIEKLRQEFNKLPGVAPNIGGFISHRMDEVLSGVRSAIAVKIFGPDLVALRAIGQEAEAAMRNIPGLVDLQLEPQVPIRQIQIQCDRANAARYGLTVGQIANVIETALNGQVVSQVLKDQQLFDLLVWLRPEARTNLDTIRNLLIDTPTGQKIPLAQVARIDYGTGPNTINRENVSRLLVVSANVSGRDLRSVINEIESNIRQNVTLPSGYFIQYGGQFESEERATQNLLLYSGLALIMIAMLMYFAVKSIPAMLMIMVNLPLALVGGIFSIAIGGGIISVASLVGFITLFGVATRNGLLLVDNYNTKFANGMPLKQVITEGSMERLVAILMTALTSALGMVPLVIGSGAGKEILQPLAVVVLGGLFTSTALTLLVLPALYSQFSKYLTPKQTEAATIQTAIIIEKVGA; this is encoded by the coding sequence ATGCTCAATGCAATTTTGAAATGGTCAATTGTCCAACGGTGGCTAGTGGTGATGGGTGCGATTATCATCACTTGTTTGGGTGGCTACAACCTGACTCGGATGCCGTTGGATGTGTTTCCAGATTTCGCACCACCCCAAGTGGAAATTCAAACAGAAGCTCCCGGACTCGCCCCCGAAGAAGTTGAGTCGTTGATTACCCTACCCATCGAAAGTGCGGTAAATGGTACACCGGGAGTGGAAACGGTGCGATCGTTCTCAGCGGTAGGTATTTCAGTGGTGCGGGTGATTTTCAACTGGGGAACCGATGTGTATCAGGCGCGGCAACTCGTCACAGAACGGCTCCAGCAAGCGAGTTCTAAATTGCCAACGGGCATTGAATCGCCGCAAATTTCACCCATTTCGTCTCCGATTGGCACCGTCCTGATGTATGCCTTTTCTGTTGAGAACACGGGTCAACCACAGGGCGAAGCTGCATCCAAAACGTCTTTGATGGAAGTGCGACGATTGGTTGATCGTGATGTTACCAATCGTTTGTTAGCCGTTCCTGGCATCTCCCAGGTGATTGCCTATGGCGGTGATGTGCGACAGTATCAAGTCCTGGTTGATCCAGCGAAACTGGTAGCGTTCAATGTCTCCTTGCAAGATGTAACCGAGGCCGCAGAGCAAGCTAATGTTAATGCGTCAGGTGGATTTTTAATTACGCCCGATCAAGAAGAGATTATTCGCGGGGTGGGGCGGATTGAGTCCATTGAGCAGTTAGGCCAATCGGTCATAACGGCTAGAGAAGGAAAGCCAATTCTGTTACAAGATGTGGCATCAGTCCAGATTGGAGCGGCTTTACAACGGGGGGATGGTAGTGTCAATGGACAACGGGCAGTGGTGGTGGTGATCAATAAACAACTGCTGGCAGATACGCCCACGGTCACCCGTGCCGTTGAACAGGCAATGGAAGCACTAAAAGCCGGATTACCCCAAGATGTACGGGTGCTGGAAACGTTTCGGCAAAATAGCTTTATTGACTCGGCGATCGAGAATGTGCGGGACTCTTTACGCGATGGTATCATTATTGTTTCGGTGGTCTTGCTACTATTTTTGATGAATTGGCGTACTGCGGTGATTACTCTCAGTGCCATACCATTATCAATTCTGATTGGGATGTTAATTCTGTCCTGGTTTGGGCAGGGCATCAACACCATGACCCTAGGGGGATTAGCAGTTGCCATTGGCTCAGTCGTGGATGACTCGATCGTGGATATGGAAAATGCTTACCGTGGACTCAGAAAAAATCAGGTCAGCGAACATCCAAAGCACCCCTTTCAAATCGTCTATGACACATCGGTAGAAGTGCGAGTCAGTGTGATTTTTTCAACAGTGATCATTGCGGTTGTTTTTGCCCCGATTTTCACGCTAACGGGCGTAGAAGGGCGGATTTTTGCCCCGATGGGAGTTGCTTATTTGGTGTCAATTCTGGCTTCCACATTTGTCGCCATGACTCTTTCTCCAGCGCTTTGTGCCATTTTATTAGCCAACCGGCGTTTACCTTCTGATGAAACCTGGGTTACAGCCTGGTCGCAACGGTTGTATCGTCCACTGTTATCTTCCGCCATCCATCGTCCCAAATTGATTCTAATGACAGCAATCGCTGCCCTGATTGCATCTCTGCTGGTTTTGCCTACATTAGGACGGGAGTTTTTGCCAGAATTCCAGGAGCGATCGTTGGTGAATGCGATGTTGCTGTATCCGGGTAGCTCTCTGGAAGCAACCAACCAATCGGGCTTAGCCATGCAAGATGCCCTGAAAAATGACGCTCGGTTTCAGACTGTTCAACTCCGGGCAGGACGCGCCCCGGGTGATGCGGATGCGGGTGGGGTGAACTTGGGACACTTGGATGTGGAACTCAGCGATGAGGGCATCAAAGACCGCCAAGGCAGTATCGAAAAGTTGCGCCAGGAATTTAATAAATTACCCGGTGTGGCTCCCAACATTGGTGGGTTTATTTCCCACCGCATGGATGAGGTGCTATCGGGCGTGAGAAGCGCGATCGCCGTCAAAATTTTTGGACCTGATTTAGTAGCATTGCGGGCGATTGGGCAGGAAGCAGAAGCCGCTATGCGAAACATTCCCGGTTTAGTTGATTTGCAACTGGAACCCCAAGTGCCGATTCGTCAAATTCAAATTCAATGCGATCGGGCAAATGCGGCTCGGTATGGACTCACTGTGGGGCAGATCGCCAACGTGATCGAAACAGCGCTTAATGGTCAGGTGGTATCCCAAGTGTTAAAAGATCAGCAACTCTTTGATCTCTTGGTCTGGTTGCGACCCGAAGCCCGCACGAACCTGGACACGATTCGCAATTTGCTGATCGATACACCCACTGGACAAAAAATTCCTCTAGCACAGGTTGCCCGCATTGATTACGGCACCGGACCCAACACCATCAATCGGGAAAATGTATCTCGTTTACTGGTGGTTTCTGCCAATGTATCGGGGCGAGATTTGCGCTCGGTGATTAATGAAATTGAATCTAACATTCGCCAAAATGTCACCTTACCATCCGGCTATTTCATTCAATACGGTGGACAGTTTGAGTCAGAGGAACGCGCCACGCAAAACCTATTGCTCTATAGTGGATTAGCATTGATTATGATTGCGATGTTGATGTACTTTGCTGTCAAATCCATTCCCGCCATGTTGATGATTATGGTCAATTTACCCTTGGCATTAGTGGGCGGCATTTTCTCGATCGCAATCGGCGGTGGCATCATTTCGGTTGCGTCTCTAGTGGGTTTCATCACCCTGTTTGGCGTTGCCACCCGCAACGGCTTGTTGTTAGTTGATAACTACAACACCAAATTTGCCAACGGAATGCCCCTCAAACAGGTGATTACCGAAGGCTCAATGGAACGACTGGTGGCGATTCTCATGACTGCCCTGACCTCGGCTTTGGGGATGGTGCCACTCGTAATTGGCAGTGGGGCTGGGAAAGAAATTCTGCAACCCCTGGCAGTAGTTGTGCTTGGAGGATTGTTTACTTCAACTGCCCTAACTTTGCTGGTTCTCCCAGCGTTGTATTCCCAATTTAGTAAGTATCTGACCCCTAAACAGACTGAAGCAGCCACAATTCAAACCGCCATCATTATCGAAAAGGTAGGAGCCTGA
- the rppA gene encoding two-component system response regulator RppA — MRILLVEDELDLGAAIQRVLKRENYIVDWVEDGDTAWGYIESGAVHYTLAILDWMVPGYSGVEICQKLRQTKNPLPILILTAKDQIKDRVQGLDAGADDYLVKPFSMAELLARIRALQRRSPHIQTHPLQIGDLTLDYGNHRVCYQQKFIELTTKEFQILEYLMRHSTQIITSEQLLNQLWEVGAEP; from the coding sequence ATGCGGATTTTACTGGTTGAAGATGAATTGGATTTGGGAGCCGCCATTCAACGGGTACTCAAGCGGGAAAACTATATCGTTGATTGGGTAGAGGATGGGGATACAGCCTGGGGGTATATAGAGTCTGGGGCCGTTCACTATACCCTAGCCATTTTAGATTGGATGGTGCCCGGTTATTCTGGTGTAGAGATTTGCCAAAAATTGCGTCAAACTAAGAATCCATTACCCATTTTAATCCTAACAGCTAAAGACCAAATTAAAGACCGGGTACAGGGACTAGATGCGGGAGCCGATGATTATCTGGTCAAACCCTTTAGCATGGCGGAGTTATTAGCTCGCATTCGCGCTCTGCAACGCCGTTCACCCCACATCCAAACCCACCCCCTCCAAATCGGTGATTTGACCCTAGACTATGGCAATCATCGGGTGTGTTATCAACAGAAATTCATAGAGCTAACCACAAAAGAATTTCAAATTTTAGAATATCTGATGAGGCATTCGACCCAAATAATCACCAGTGAACAACTCCTGAATCAACTCTGGGAGGTGGGTGCAGAACCCA